A DNA window from Castanea sativa cultivar Marrone di Chiusa Pesio chromosome 7, ASM4071231v1 contains the following coding sequences:
- the LOC142643725 gene encoding S-adenosyl-L-methionine:benzoic acid/salicylic acid carboxyl methyltransferase 3-like: MEVEQVLHMNGGDGKTSYAMNSQLQRTVAAMVKPILEESMEELYLTLFPECLKMADLGCSAGPNTLLAVSKVMDIIGTKSQKLNRPPPSLQAFLNDLPGNDFNSIFKSLPSFYKKLENEKGTSFGHCFITAVPGSFYGRLFPNNSLHFVHSCYALMWLSEAPKQLVSKEAMNKGNICIAKTSPPPVFNAYLEQFERDFKMFLKCRAEELVPGGRMVLTTMGSIKSNDPLCIWEVVGLNLNDMVLEGLIEAEKLDAFNLPYYAPTTEEVKRLIEVEGSFTLLKLEVFKMDWDSHIKKANSGLDRQERATMIATYIRAVGEPILASQFGEENMDNLFQRFKDVVLDHMEAEKCEYVNLVISLTKRG; the protein is encoded by the exons ATGGAGGTAGAGCAAGTCCTTCACATGAATGGTGGAGATGGGAAAACAAGCTATGCAATGAACTCGCAACTTCAA aGAACTGTGGCAGCTATGGTTAAGCCCATACTTGAAGAGAGCATGGAGGAGCTTTACCTCACTCTGTTCCCCGAGTGTTTGAAAATGGCAGATTTGGGTTGCTCAGCAGGACCAAATACCCTTTTAGCTGTATCAAAAGTCATGGACATCATTGGCACCAAGTCCCAAAAGCTGAACCGCCCACCACCCTCATTGCAAGCATTCCTAAACGATCTTCCAGGGAATGACTTCAACAGCATTTTCAAGTCATTGCCAAGCTTCTATAAGAAGTTGGAGAATGAGAAGGGAACCTCATTTGGGCACTGTTTCATAACCGCAGTGCCAGGGTCTTTCTATGGCAGGCTCTTCCCTAACAATTCCCTGCACTTTGTTCATTCTTGTTATGCTCTTATGTGGCTCTCCGAG GCACCAAAACAGTTGGTTAGCAAGGAGGCCATGAACAAGGGGAACATATGTATTGCAAAGACAAGCCCACCTCCTGTGTTTAATGCATACTTGGAGCAATTTGAAAGAGACTTCAAAATGTTCCTGAAGTGTAGGGCAGAAGAGTTAGTCCCGGGAGGTCGGATGGTCCTCACAACTATGGGCAGCATTAAAAGCAACGATCCTCTTTGCATTTGGGAAGTTGTTGGACTGAACCTCAATGACATGGTCTTGGAG GGCTTAATAGAAGCAGAGAAACTGGACGCCTTCAATTTGCCATACTATGCACCAACTACCGAGGAAGTCAAGAGGTTGATCGAGGTTGAAGGATCTTTTACTTTGCTTAAACTTGAAGTTTTCAAAATGGATTGGGACTCTCACATAAAGAAAGCTAATAGCGGCCTCGATAGGCAAGAAAGGGCAACAATGATTGCCACTTACATTAGGGCCGTTGGTGAACCTATATTGGCTAGCCAGTTTGGTGAAGAAAACATGGACAACTTGTTTCAAAGGTTTAAAGATGTTGTCCTTGATCACATGGAGGCAGAGAAATGTGAATACGTTAATTTGGTCATCTCCTTGACAAAAAGGGGTTGA